In Aspergillus nidulans FGSC A4 chromosome IV, a single window of DNA contains:
- a CDS encoding uncharacterized protein (transcript_id=CADANIAT00000984): protein MTSSSLPCLAAADAAFGPRVSVACRAFDFTVYFEDLFFACLPAALFLLCCPVSACLQWKEPRRIKRSKLLIWKLISLVALWVCETSFLVVRRLGYPALRNNASLAADMLGVVAIAGAGGLSYIHHCHSIRPSTLLALFLSARSLLTIARVRTLWLIGSSTNEAIVLTLGLGFTICSVVFESLGKEASLVSSTLKPATPEPFSGFWKQASFAWLAGTFHQGYSNVFTVTDLPDLDPQLSGRDVGRKLQEAWAHKEDKSAKHALLRSCLRAYRTPFNSAFIPRLCLSGFTFCQPFLVNATVSWVGNTYAPMDFGRALIGAFAIVYCGMAASNALYGYFTFRFTIRLRGGLISLIHGQTVQTKAAHLGGNTAITLMGTDVERIASGFRLIHEMWASMIEIGVAIYLLERQVGVACIVPALIVVVFVGATVKLSAASSTSQRAWIERVEERLRITSYSLERITEVKMLGLSETISRVIRGLRAAEIAVSAVFRKLLIVRVILSNAPTNLAPMATFVVYAIIALVRDDRSILAATAFTSISLISLVTTPVLTFIQALPAVIQCLGCFDRIQEYCNEVPGPQRADTSDHRPFPGADGDTPIALVQVAGSSKNGGAIQEMEGQSFGWDRSAPAVLRNISLQVPRAAITMIIGPTGSGKSTLIGSILGETVALGCPYEGSRSGVAYCGQETWLRSQTIRQNVLGELPMDRQWYRTVISACGLQKDLAQLPQSDMTPLAGNGTTLSGGQKQRVALARAVYSRHKIVLLDDVFSGIDATTVEHIARHLFGPGGLLRKMHTTVVLATHSRFVLQYADKIVVLADGRIVETDTLQNLKAGNAFVQDMDNALPIPSPLAIQYGKETISPFRDPDDDDDDDDDDDDSDEAESCSEQQSQSLSRQQGDLSIYAYYASASGKITVALCLGCALIWAICGELTTVWLDIWTSANAEHPNSRLGMYLGVYVFLGIASIFFAIAVSWYDYACLMQLFRRTNSPMTLCRLLMVNIVSSSALKLHERVLTSTFRAPIHFFHQVDIGSITNRFSQDMDLIDMSLPIEVFNVLACKLTFMLMLGGCTCLVKLVILCVFAKYLSVAVPFAGAVVYFTQRFYLRTSRQLRFLDIEAKAPLYTHFLELVKGAATVRAFGWQRSFDEACLSLLDASQRPVYLLLCVQQCLGFFLDMLVSILAIILITTVVFLREKFDPGDVGVALVMVMTFNNTLMQLVKDWTNMETSIGAVSRVKGYTSTTDPEENTANVPSLPGDWPAVGRVELSAVVASHPSRSELVLKEVSISIKAGEKVAICRPSGSGKTSLILALLGMVEVQEGTISIDGINILEHSRAQVRRKLNVVTQDPFLIAGSVRFNIDPLQTASDQKIISALQILGLWDRIAQEGGLDGRMEPDAWSQGQRQLLCLARAMVQQGKLLILDEAMSRYAMLYAITNADNAYPAFFPSVDNETEDIMQAAINSEFSSHTVLAVMHRLRHIYCYDRVVLLVDGVVVEFDSPTALLTKQSRFKELYESGKM, encoded by the exons ATGACTTCGAGCTCTCTGCCCTGTCTGGCTGCTGCCGACGCTGCATTCGGACCCCGTGTCAGTGTCGCATGCCGAGCCTTTGACTTCACTGTCTACTTTGAGGATTTGTTCTTCGCCTGCCTGCCCGCTGCGCTATTCCTTCTATGCTGTCCAGTTTCTGCATGCCTGCAGTGGAAGGAGCCTCGTCGGATTAAGCGATCGAAACTGCTCATTTGGAAGCTT ATCTCCTTGGTTGCGCTTTGGGTGTGCGAGACAAGTTTTCTTGTCGTGCGGAGACTAGGTTACCCAGCCCTCCGAAACAATGCTTCGTTGGCTGCCGACATGCTGGGGGTGGTCGCCATCGCAGGTGCTGGAGGATTATCGTACATCCACCATTGTCATTCCATTCGACCATCCACGCTGCTTGCACTTTTCCTTTCCGCTAGATCTCTTTTGACAATTGCCAGAGTGAGAACGCTGTGGCTTATCGGATCTTCAACCAATGAGGCCATAGTTCTCACTCTGGGCTTGGGTTTCACCATCTGCTCAGTGGTTTTCGAATCCCTGGGTAAGGAAGCTTCCTTGGTTTCGTCAACGCTGAAGCCCGCGACACCTGAGCCCTTCAGTGGCTTCTGGAAACAGGCGAGCTTCGCATGGCTGGCGGGGACGTTCCACCAGGGCTACTCAAACGTGTTTACCGTCACCGATTTGCCTGACCTTGATCCGCAACTAAGTGGTAGAGATGTCGGAAGGAAGCTACAGGAGGCCTGGGCCCACAAAG AGGATAAATCGGCAAAACACGCACTGCTCCGTTCCTGTCTGCGTGCCTACCGCACTCCGTTTAACTCGGCATTTATTCCGCGTCTGTGTCTGTCCGGGTTTACGTTTTGCCAACCGTTTCTTGTCAATGCAACAGTTTCCTGGGTTGGGAATACCTATGCTCCAATGGACTTTGGCAGAGCCCTGATAGGGGCATTTGCCATTGTTTACTGCGGAATGGCC GCGAGCAATGCGCTTTACGGATACTTCACGTTCCGCTTTACGATTCGCCTCCGGGGCGGCTTGATCTCACTTATCCACGGACAAACGGTGCAGACCAAAGCGGCACATCTGGGCGGAAACACAGCCATAACCCTAATGGGAACCGACGTCGAACGGATCGCAAGTGGCTTTCGATTAATCCATGAGATGTGGGCCAGCATGATCGAAATCGGCGTCGCGATTTACCTGCTCGAGAGACAGGTCGGGGTGGCCTGTATCGTCCCCGCCCTGATTGTTGTTG TCTTTGTCGGTGCCACAGTCAAGCTCTCAGCAGCTAGCAGTACCTCACAGCGTGCTTGGATTGAGAGAGTTGAGGAGCGGCTTCGGATCACCTCATATTCCCTGGAGAGGATCACAGAGGTCAAGATGCTGGGATTGTCAGAAACAATCTCGCGCGTAATCCGGGGTCTTCGCGCGGCTGAAATCGCTGTATCTGCAGTGTTTCGAAAACTGCTCATTGTGCGAGTTATTCTCT CCAATGCACCGACAAATCTGGCTCCTATGGCGACATTCGTGGTGTACGCAATTATTGCTCTAGTGAGGGACGACCGATCAATTCTCGCGGCCACAGCCTTTACTTCCATTTCCCTCATTAGCCTGGTGACGACCCCGGTGTTGACTTTCATTCAAGCACTGCCAGCGGTTATACAATGCTTGGGATGCTTTGATAGGATCCAGGAATATTGCAACGAGGTGCCGGGGCCTCAACGTGCCGATACCTCCGACCATCGACCTTTCCCGGGTGCTGACGGTGATACGCCAATAGCTTTGGTGCAGGTTGCTGGTTCCTCGAAGAATGGAGGTGCCATACAGGAAATGGAAGGCCAGAGTTTTGGATGGGACCGATCTGCACCCGCCGTACTCCGCAATATTAGCCTCCAGGTACCTCGAGCCGCGATAACTATGATTATTGGGCCTACCGGAAGCGGAAAATCGACCTTGATAGGGAGCATTCTCGGTGAAACCGTTGCTCTTGGGTGCCCTTATGAAGGTAGTCGATCTGGTGTTGCATACTGTGGCCAAGAGACGTGGCTGCGAAGCCAAACGATACGCCAGAACGTTCTTGGTGAGCTTCCAATGGATCGACAGTGGTATAGAACAGTCATATCAGCTTGCGGGTTGCAAAAAGATCTcgctcaacttcctcagAGTGACATGACACCCCTTGCCGGTAATGGGACCACGTTGAGCGGGGGACAGAAACAACGCGTC GCATTAGCTAGAGCTGTCTACTCTCGGCACAAAATTGTTTTGCTGGACGATGTGTTTAGCGGCATTGATGCTACGACTGTGGAACATATTGCCAGACACCTGTTTGGTCCTGGAGGACTGCTACGCAAGATGCACACAACAGTTGTGCTTGCCACCCACTCGA GATTCGTTCTCCAATACGCCGATAAGATCGTTGTGCTTGCCGATGGCCGCATTGTCGAAACCGACACTTTGCAGAACCTCAAAGCCGGCAACGCCTTTGTTCAGGATATGGATAATGCTCTACCAATTCCCTCTCCGCTAGCTATCCAATATGGGAAGGAGACCATTTCTCCCTTTCGGGAtccagatgatgatgatgatgatgatgatgatgatgacgatagcgacgaggccgagtcATGCAGTGAACAACAAAGTCAAAGTTTGAGTCGTCAGCAAGGAGACCTGTCCATTTATGCCTACTATGCTTCTGCCTCGGGGAAGATTACAGTCGCTTTGTGTTTGGGGTGCGCACTAATTTGGGCCATCTGCGGCGAGCTCACAA CTGTGTGGCTCGATATCTGGACGTCGGCTAATGCGGAGCATCCCAACTCGCGGCTTGGCATGTACCTGGGTGTATATGTCTTCTTGGGAATTGCCAGTATTTTCTTCGCGATCGCCGTCTCCTGGTACGATTACGCCTGTCTAATGCAGCTGTTCCGAAGAACTAACTCACCAATGACATTGTGTAGGCTTCTCATGGTCAATATCGTGTCATCCTCGGCGCTAAAATTGCATGAGAGAGTGCTGACCAGTACATTTCGGGCGCCAATCCATTTTTTCCACCAGGTTGATATTGGGAGTATCACGAATCG GTTCAGCCAGGATATGGACCTCATTGATATGAGCTTGCCTATAGAAGTCTTCAACGTACTTGCCTGTAA ACTAACATTTATGCTAATGTTAGGGGGCTGCACATGCCTCGTCAAGCTGGTTATCCTGTGCGTCTTCGCTAAATACCTGTCCGTTGCCGTCCCCTTTGCGGGCGCGGTGGTGTATTTTACGCAAAGATTTTACCTCCGGACATCGCGCCAGTTGCGATTCCTCGACATCGAAGCGAAGGCGCCGTTATACACTCACtttctcgagctcgtcaAAGGGGCTGCTACGGTCCGCGCGTTCGGTTGGCAGCGCAGCTTTGACGAGGcctgtctctctcttcttgaCGCCTCGCAGCGTCCAGTATACTTGCTGTTGTGTGTGCAGCAATGCCTGGGGTTCTTTTTGGACATGCTCGTCTCCATATTGGCTATTATCCTCATTACCACCGTTGTATTTCTCCGCGAAAAATTCGACCCGGGGGATGTGGGTGTTGCACTGGTTATGGTAATGACCTTCAATAATACGTTGATGCAGCTCGTCAAGGACTGGACGAATATGGAGACATCTATTGGTGCCGTGTCTCGCGTCAAGGGCTACACGAGCACGACGGATCCGGAGGAAAACACTGCAAATGTGCCGTCTCTGCCGGGGGACTGGCCGGCTGTTGGGAGAGTCGAGCTGTCCGCTGTAGTAGCCAGCCACCC GAGTCGATCGGAGCTTGTCTTGAAGGAGGTCTCAATCTCAATCAAGGCGGGTGAGAAGGTTGCAATCTGCAGGCCATCTGGAAGTGGGAAGACATCCCTCATCCTTGCCTTGCTTGGGATGGTCGAGGTACAAGAGGGTACCATCAGCATTGACGGGATCAATATTCTGGAGCACTCACGGGCTCAAGTCCGCAGGAAATTGAACGTCGTGACACAGGACCCCTTCCTGATTGCTGGGAGTGTTCGCTTCAACATTGATCCTTTACAGACAGCGTCCGATCAGAAAATTATCAGCGCATTGCAGATCCTTGGCCTGTGGGATAGGATTGCACAGGAAGGTGGCCTGGATGGACGAATGGAACCAGACGCATGGTCGCAGGGCCAGAGACAGCTTCTCTGTCTCGCCAGAGCAATGGTCCAACAGGGCAAATTATTGATCCTGGACGAGGCAATGAGTAGGTATGCTATGTTATATGCCATCACAAACGCGGACAATGCTTACCCAGCCTTTTTTCCCAGTGTCGACAACGAGACTGAAGACATTATGCAAGCAGCAATCAACAGCGAGTTCTCATCGCATACAGTCCTCGCTGTCATGCACCGCCTGAGGCATATTTATTGTTATGACCGCGTTGTCCTTCTCGTTGACGGGGTTGTGGTCGAGTTCGATTCGCCTACAGCACTACTTACTAAACAGTCGCGCTTTAAAGAGCTCTACGAGAGTGGAAAGATGTAA